In Dermacentor albipictus isolate Rhodes 1998 colony chromosome 6, USDA_Dalb.pri_finalv2, whole genome shotgun sequence, the following proteins share a genomic window:
- the LOC135905047 gene encoding uncharacterized protein yields MAVADSNLKFVAVDVGAYGRQSDGGTLSASRFGKCLENGTLGLPPLQALPNTSTLAPHVFVGDEAFQLRQDFLRPYSGRHQTEEKRIFNYRLSRARRCVENTFGIMVSRFRVFRRPINLLPENVDYVVMACCVLHNFLREDPVYQSRSHEDEATSGQQHTSGGQAMFPLQPPVGHNYSRSAASVRDMFCEYFMSPQGAIPWQRAYAGLRP; encoded by the exons ATGGCCGTGGCTGACAGCAACTTGAAGTTTGTTGCTGTCGATGTCGGTGCATATGGCAGGCAGAGTGATGGAGGCACACTGAGTGCGTCAAGATTTGGAAAGTGCCTTGAAAATGGCACCCTTGGCCTCCCTCCCCTACAGGCTTTGCCCAACACAAGTACATTAGCTCCTCATGTTTTTGTGGGAGACGAGGCCTTCCAACTACGGCAAGACTTCTTGCGGCCTTATTCGGGGAGGCATCAGACTGAGGAGAAAAGGATATTTAACTACCGGCTCAGCAGGGCAAG GAGGTGTGTCGAGAACACGTTTGGCATCATGGTGTCAAGATTTAGGGTATTTCGTCGTCCGATCAACCTATTACCTGAAAACGTCGACTACGTGGTGATGGCCTGCTGTGTCCTCCATAATTTTCTGCGAGAGGATCCAGTTTACCAATCCCGCAGCCACGAGGACGAGGCAACCAGTGGCCAGCAGCATACAAGTGGTGGTCAAGCGATGTTTCCCTTGCAGCCACCTGTAGGCCACAACTACAGCAGGTCTGCAGCTAGCGTAAGGGACATGTTCTGTGAATATTTTATGAGCCCACAGGGTGCTATCCCGTGGCAGCGAGCATATGCTGGGCTACGACCATGA